In Erigeron canadensis isolate Cc75 chromosome 6, C_canadensis_v1, whole genome shotgun sequence, the following are encoded in one genomic region:
- the LOC122605325 gene encoding uncharacterized protein LOC122605325 isoform X1, with the protein MWFNLIDLALEIKMGNKPAKEKDEVLVKVVPPLDRAYVRWLAKDLERIHGHVPIKPRAVKPPDHYIEYMQMNGWLDLDLNDPALVHLFN; encoded by the coding sequence ATGTGGTTTAATCTAATAGACCTTGCATTGGAGATCAAGATGGGAAACAAACCCGCAAAGGAAAAAGATGAGGTACTGGTAAAGGTTGTGCCACCATTGGACCGTGCATACGTGCGTTGGCTTGCCAAAGATTTGGAGAGGATTCATGGCCATGTTCCCATAAAACCCCGTGCTGTAAAACCACCAGATCATTACATCGAATATATGCAAATGAATGGATGGTTAGATCTGGACCTAAATGATCCTGCACTTGTGCATCTATTCAACTAA
- the LOC122605325 gene encoding uncharacterized protein LOC122605325 isoform X2 — protein MGNKPAKEKDEVLVKVVPPLDRAYVRWLAKDLERIHGHVPIKPRAVKPPDHYIEYMQMNGWLDLDLNDPALVHLFN, from the coding sequence ATGGGAAACAAACCCGCAAAGGAAAAAGATGAGGTACTGGTAAAGGTTGTGCCACCATTGGACCGTGCATACGTGCGTTGGCTTGCCAAAGATTTGGAGAGGATTCATGGCCATGTTCCCATAAAACCCCGTGCTGTAAAACCACCAGATCATTACATCGAATATATGCAAATGAATGGATGGTTAGATCTGGACCTAAATGATCCTGCACTTGTGCATCTATTCAACTAA